From a region of the Phragmites australis chromosome 21, lpPhrAust1.1, whole genome shotgun sequence genome:
- the LOC133903642 gene encoding CASP-like protein 5A3 isoform X1, which translates to MASLTSSDTQIIHLTQQILATGMIKKKITIKRQKSNILSSIPVAKSYLVAAAILQCLWSLSLAFVDIYALLVKRSLRNARAVCIFTIGDGITGTLTLGAACASAGITVLIGNDLNICAENHCASFETATAMAFISWFALAPSYVLNFWSMASR; encoded by the exons ATGGCTTCCCTGACTTCATCGGACACCCAGATCATCCATTTGACACAACAGATCTTAGCTACCGGTATgatcaagaagaaaataacaATCAAGAGGCAGAAGTCGAATATCCTTTCAAGCATTCCGGTTGCCAAAAG CTACCTTGTTGCGGCAGCCATTTTGCAATGTTTGTGGAGCCTTTCGCTAGCCTTTGTGGATATTTATGCACTTCTTGTCAAACGTTCGTTGAGGAATGCCCGGGCTGTATGTATATTTACTATTGGAGATGGG ATCACAGGAACACTGACCTTGGGTGCGGCATGTGCGTCAGCTGGTATCACCGTTCTTATTGGTAATGATCTTAACATATGTGCAGAGAATCACTGTGCAAGCTTTGAAACTGCCACCGCGATGGCCTTCATTAGTTGGTTTGCACTCGCGCCATCTTATGTCTTGAATTTCTGGTCAATGGCCTCCAGATGA
- the LOC133903642 gene encoding CASP-like protein 5A3 isoform X2, with amino-acid sequence MRASRPTVHPVEAPPPAPAQGQGEGEGVAHPRGLRMKDPPGAPGTPAGLGLRLAQAFFAAAALAVMASTNDFPSVSAFSYLVAAAILQCLWSLSLAFVDIYALLVKRSLRNARAVCIFTIGDGITGTLTLGAACASAGITVLIGNDLNICAENHCASFETATAMAFISWFALAPSYVLNFWSMASR; translated from the exons ATGCGGGCGAGCCGGCCGACGGTGCACCCGgtggaggcgccgccgccggcgccggcgcaagggcaaggggagggggagggcgtCGCGCACCCGCGCGGGTTAAGGATGAAGGACCCGCCGGGGGCGCCGGGGACGCCCGCAGGGTTGGGTTTGCGCCTCGCGCAGGCcttcttcgccgccgccgcgctcgccgtCATGGCGTCCACCAACGACTTTCCCTCTGTCTCCGCTTTCAG CTACCTTGTTGCGGCAGCCATTTTGCAATGTTTGTGGAGCCTTTCGCTAGCCTTTGTGGATATTTATGCACTTCTTGTCAAACGTTCGTTGAGGAATGCCCGGGCTGTATGTATATTTACTATTGGAGATGGG ATCACAGGAACACTGACCTTGGGTGCGGCATGTGCGTCAGCTGGTATCACCGTTCTTATTGGTAATGATCTTAACATATGTGCAGAGAATCACTGTGCAAGCTTTGAAACTGCCACCGCGATGGCCTTCATTAGTTGGTTTGCACTCGCGCCATCTTATGTCTTGAATTTCTGGTCAATGGCCTCCAGATGA